One genomic segment of Candidatus Methylacidiphilales bacterium includes these proteins:
- a CDS encoding phage integrase N-terminal SAM-like domain-containing protein, whose product MKMTDASAPHTRRAYASAVRACLRWLRERLGEEIAPEALTPTDLRAYVEHLTRSSKAPRTINVHIAALKALGRQLVAQGKPDPAATCA is encoded by the coding sequence ATGAAAATGACCGACGCCAGCGCGCCGCACACCCGCCGCGCCTACGCCAGCGCCGTGCGCGCCTGCCTGCGCTGGCTGCGTGAGCGCCTCGGCGAAGAGATCGCGCCCGAGGCGCTCACCCCGACCGACCTGCGCGCGTACGTCGAGCACCTCACGCGCAGCAGCAAAGCGCCGCGCACGATCAACGTGCACATCGCGGCGCTCAAGGCGCTCGGGCGTCAGCTCGTCGCCCAGGGTAAGCCCGACCCCGCCGCGACCTGCGCCTGA
- a CDS encoding site-specific integrase: MADPRPQLRADAAAHGAAARRGAGAGRGRRCPRRAQRQRARASGQGQPRARSAAQPHRPRRPARVAGRARGAATKHQRAVALAAAPTMERQRSRTPVPRAVRAGRAAHHPPHILRHTFATRLIASGIGIERVATLLGHARLDATRIYTAPTWDDLAGAVEHLG, from the coding sequence TTGGCCGATCCGCGACCGCAGCTTCGTGCTGATGCTGCTGCACACGGGGCTGCGGCTCGGCGAGGCGCTGGCGCTGGACGTGGGCGACGTTGTCCTCGGCGAGCGCAGCGGCAGCGTGCGCGTGCGAGCGGGCAAGGGCAACCGCGCGCGCGCAGTGCCGCTCAACCGCACCGCCCGCGCCGCCCTGCGCGAGTGGCTGGACGCGCGCGCGGCGCTGCAACCAAACACCAACGCGCTGTGGCTCTCGCAGCAGCGCCGACGATGGAGCGCCAACGGAGTCGAACACCTGTTCCGCGAGCTGTCCGAGCGGGCAGGGCAGCGCATCACCCCCCCCACATCCTGCGGCATACCTTCGCCACGCGCCTAATCGCCTCAGGCATCGGCATCGAGCGCGTGGCAACGCTGCTCGGGCACGCGCGGCTGGACGCCACGCGCATCTACACCGCGCCGACGTGGGATGACCTCGCCGGAGCAGTGGAGCACCTCGGCTAG